Part of the Neorhodopirellula lusitana genome is shown below.
ATGCTGCTCGTGTCTGTATTGTTGTTAAAAACCAAGATATTGCCGGCACCAGGAAGTCCTTCGTTGACCCAGTTGGCGTCGTGTTGATTTTGGAAGAGCCGGTCTTTCTCAGAGCCTCTCGCGTAGGCAGCGGGATTGCCGTAACGGAACAGCAGGTCTCCTCCTTTGCCCCTTCCGCCGCCTGCGGAACTCGCGGCTTGTTCGATGGTCGTGCTGTGGTCGATCACCCAGATTTCGTTATAGATGAAAGAGCTAACAAGAATCTGATCTTTGCCCGCGTGATAGTCGATCGCATTCAAATGCTGCCGCACAGCATTCATTGGCGCATAGCTTTTCGGAAAGTGGCCATCGACTCTTTCCGGATGATCGGCGATGACTCCGTAGTTGGCCGCTTTGGTGTTTTGGTCCTGAATCATGTGGTCGATAAAACGCCAGTACCAGACGACTTCATGGGAGCTATTGTCCAGGTTGGGTTTGATCTCCAACACTCCATCGGACCAAACCGTTTTCCCTTTGCCAGCCGACCAACCGGCTGCGGCTGCTTCTTTCGGGCTGATTTCTTCGTAGATTAAGACCAGGAGATTCCCGTTGGGCATGGGCAACATATCGTGGTGAAAAGTGATTTTGTTCCCGTTGATATGAATATTTTTGGCATTCAACTCCCAGACTGCTTTTCCCGTTTTGTCTGTGATCTGAAGAGTGTCGGTGGCGGCCACGGGCTGTCCTGCAAGATATCGCCGATCTCGGATGCCAGTACGCAGCAGGCCACCGGATTTCAGCAGGTACGAGGTATGTCCCCCACCCGTTAGATCGGTATCCCAGCGATGAGCGACCTTTCCCTCGGCATCCAGAAGCATTGCGTAATTAACGACATCAGTGGCGAGTTCATCCGCCTGGTGCCAAAACAGGTAACCTGGATACAGCTCGTCCGGCAAAGCCAGATCAATCTCTTTCATCACCGCATCACCGACCGATGCAATGGTTGTCGATTGCTGCCGAGGACGCGTCTCTGCTTGCCTGTTGGCCCGCCCAGACGCGTTATCGGCATCCTGGGCCATCGTTGTGGCGGCGACGATCAGTGAAACGAGCAGCGAGAGAGTGAATCGGGTCATTGGAAATTCCTTTGTTGTGTTGCGGTCTAATGATTCACATCGACAACGACGCGACCCCTGATATTGCCTTTCAATATCTCAGTCGCCAGCGTTGGCACATCCGCCAAAGTTGCCGAGTGGGTCATCGCGTCGAGTTTCTTCAGCGGCAGATCGGTGGCGATGCGTTGCCATGCTCTTAAGCGGTTTTCATACGGCTGCATCACGCTATCGATGCCAAGCAAATTGACTCCGCGAAGCAGAAACGGGATCACGCTGGTCGGTAGTTTCGCGCCGCCAGCCAGTCCAACTGCGGCGACCGATCCGCCGTACTTCATTTGACCGATCACACGCGCCAGCATTTCGCCGCCGACGGCGTCAACGCAGCCCGCCCATGTTTCCGATTCCAACGGTCGCTTGGTAACCGTGTCGATGTCGCTGCGAGCAACGATGCGACTGGCACCGAGTGACTTCAAGTAATCTTCGGTCTCCGGCCGGCCCGTTACCGCGGCGACTTCGTATCCGAGATTTCCGAGGATGGCAGTCGCAATCGAGCCAACACCTCCGGCGGCTCCCGTAACCAGCACTTCTCCCCGATCGGGTTTCAGCCCGTGGTCTTCCAAAGCGACAACCGCAAGGACCGCTGCGAAACCGGCGGTTCCAATGGCCATCGCTTGCTTGGTTGTCAGGCCATCGGGAAGCGGCACCAGCCAATCGGCGTTGACGCGAGCTTTTTGGGAAAGCCCACCCCAATGCGTCTCACCGACGCGCCAACCGGTCAGCACGACTTGGTCGCCGGGTTTGTAGCGAAGATCGTCGGACGTTTCGACCGTTCCCGCAAAGTCGATTCCCGGCACATGCGGGTATTCACGCACGAGTCCATTTTTGGGCTGCAAGCACAACCCGTCCTTGTAGTTGACGGTCGAGAACTCAACAGCGACCGTGACGTTGCCGCTGGGCAATCGATCTTCGGTCAACTGCTGAACGGTAGCAGAGACTTCGGCTTCGCCGGATTGTTCAACAACAAGAGCTTTGAATGTCATTCGTCTTTCTAACGTATAGAGGTCGTTAAAGGCACCGTATCTGCATCGATACGACTTTACCGCTGTCTAGCGACCGTGTTCCGATTTGTACGAATCCTGCCTTTGGGTGAAAGTTCAATGAGACGGTATTCGGCGGATCGACATCCATCTCGGCTGCGATCGATAGCAGATCGGAATTCTTCGCCCAAAACTGAATGTGAGAGTAAAACGCATGGCCAACGCCGAAACTGCGACAGGCTTCTGAAACAACGACTCGATCGATATAGACAAACCGTTTGAGCCGTTCTGCGGACCAGCGATAGTTGCCGTTGTCGTAGACGCTGTCGTCCGTAAAGCCCATTAGAAAGCCAGCCACCCGTCCATCAATGTCAGCAACCATAGTGATCGCGCATCCGTCGAACAGTTGCCGAAAGCGTCTATTGTCCATCGGGCTGGTTACGGCGACTGAAGCGGCGTTTAACGCAACGATATCCTCACCATCATCGATCGTTGCGGGGCGAAGAATTATTTCACTCATAGAAAACGCTGACGGCGAGGGGGATGCGGAACGAACTGCAATCGTCTTCCCATTCGCTTCACGAATTCAAGGAATCTAGCTCGACCGTTTTTAACCAATGCGAATCTCCTTCAAAGGATCTAAAACCACACTTCACTCAACTGGCCTGACTCAAGCTCATTGGCATAGCTGAGGTAATAGTTACGGTTCGGTGCGTTGAACTCGCGTGCCGCCAATCCTCGCAGTGCCTCGATCTTTACTTTGCGGGCCAGTTTCAAATCACCGTCGTCCAACCATTTCAAATGATCCGACAACTCCAATGCCCATTGGAAGTCTTGCTCTGCCAATGCAGTATTCATTCGCTCGGTCAACTTTTGCGTGCCACCGGCGAGCTGAGCAATCTTGCTCGCTTTCAACTTAGGTTCCATCGGACTCAGCGTCGTCGGGTTTCCGTCGTACCAGCCCAACAGGCCTGAATAGATGGCTCGGACCGCATGCGGCACCGTGCCGTAGAACTCGATGAGATACGGTTTGTCTTTTAGATGCTCAGGTAGTTTGACTTCGTGAGCGAGTTGGTCGGGACCTTTTCCGGCGTTGATTCCCCGCACCGTTTGGTCGTACACACTGCGAATCGCTTCGCTGTAGTCCGTAAGTGCCGTCGTAGCCGCTTCCTGTCCTTGAATGGGCATCGTGTGGCCAGGAACGACAACGTGTGGTTTCAACGCGGCCATCTTCCCGACGCTTTCGGACCAATTCAGCACGTCGCGATAGGCCGTGCCCCGGATTGCATACAGGTTGGGAAAGGAGCTGTAAAAATTGTCGCCCGCCAGCAACACCTTCTCCTTCGGGAGCCAGATAAACATCGCGTCGTCGGTTTCCCCTGGGCCGATATGGAATTCGATTTCGACACCCGCGATCGTCGTTTTGAGTCCGCTGCTGGGAACGGTGACGGTCGGTGGAAGGAATCCTTTGCCGCGATCGCCATCGTCTGTACCCGCCGGTGTAACACCGCGGTTGATAATCTCCGACGACGACAGATTCCGTCCGAATTGGCGAATATTTCGCTTCTGCTTTACCGGATCAACCGCTTTGTTGACGCCCTCGGCCGAACCAAAGGTCTCCGTGCCATAGATGTCCGGTTTCTCATCGCCGACAAAGGCACTGGCTCCACCAATGTGATCGCCATGGCTGTGAGTGTAGATGATCGCCTTGACCGGCTGGTCGCTGTATTGCCGAAAAGCCTCAGCCGCTTTGGCTGCACTGGTTGGACCGAAAAGAGTATCGACGATAATCACGCCGTCCGTTCCGACGATCATTGAGGTGTTCGCTCCGTGAAACCCAACCGCGGTGTAAACGTTGTCCGCAACTTTGACAACTCCCTTCTCGAACTGTTGCTGCTGAGCATTGAGCATCCGAAGTGCCGTGTCGGGCTCGACCTGCGTTTGTCCGCTGGCAACGCCAGCAGCCGTTACCAAGAGGCAAAGAGTAATGACAAGAGTTTTCATGAGACTATTCCTTCGACATGTGTTTGGTTAGGTTCTTCTGCATCTTCCGCAGCACGTTCTGTGTCGCTTCCAGCTCCGACTTCGAGATGCCCTTCAATGTCGTTTTTCGCAAGTCGTCTAGCAGTGGCAGGACGGTTTGAAGTTTCTGCTGGCCAAGACGAGTCAGTCCGACCATCACGATGCGAGCGTCTTCGCTCGACGCGCTACGCTCAACAAACTTCTGTTCAACGAGTCGATCCAACTGGCGTTTCACTGTTGTAGGATCACGAATCATCAACGACGCCAACTCGTTCATGCTTAGCGGCTCACCAGCATCCGACAGAGTGATGAGCGTTTGGGTTTCTTCTGGCGAAAACGGCCAACCGGCACTCTTCAGCACCGCCGCCATTCCCGCACGAATCTGATATGCAACTCGCCCGATTGCGAATCCCGGCGACGATTCCGAATCAAAGTGCATCCTCGCCTCCAGCCAATTTGGTGGTTGCGGTACTGGTCGGCCGCGCAAAGATCGGGCGATACCAGTCGAAGTAGCAGTAAATCAAAAATGCACATGCTGCAAAGTCAGGTAGCCCGACGACGAGGTACTTGTGAGCAAAGAAGATCACATACAGCAGGATGTTGAACGCATAGGGCAGCGCCATCAGGATCGCGAGCGGAGCAGTCCGCGGAAAGAACATCAGTCCGCCAGCGACCGTCTTGAGAAAGCCTACCCAGAAAATCAGGTAGCCCGTTTTCTGAAGCGCAATCATGAATTGGCCAACCTCATCCGGTGTCTGCCCCACGGGATAGCCTCGCGTGGCGAAACTCATCGTCATGATTCCGGTGCCGAACAGGAAGAGCGCGAAGAGTATCCGCACGACGAAGGCGAGCCGTGGAAGCCGAACGCTGCGTGTTTCAGATGGATCCATATCACTCAGTTGATGCGAGTTGAGGTTGCACGTTTGTTCATCAGACTCGCTGAGTGAGAAGATAAGCCTGGTAGCTGTGTATTACAGATACACGCCGGATAGTCAATGCTCGCGGAGGAAAAAGTTGGACGCGGCTACACTAGATCCAATATTTCGGATGGTCCAAAGCTTTCGAGCAGCGGACGGTTCCCTTGCAATTTTCAATCGTGCCGGGCGTCATTTCAGCCACCATCCACGCATCTGCGCTTTGTGGTGGGATCGGGTAGATTGCTTGAAGACCTTGAACGCCGGCGGGCTTGAACCCGAAGCGAGAGTAGTAGTCGGGATAGCCGAGGACAAAGACGAGATCGACGCCAGAGCCGGTCAACTGGCGTAACCCTGCTTGTATCAATCGCCCGCCAATTCCCTGACGTTGTCGATTCTGAACAACGGCCAGCGGCGCAAGAATCCTTGCACTGATGTGGCTATGGTCTGGTTCGATTTTTACAGATGTAAATAGAAGGTGGCCTACCAATCCGTCATCTGTTTCAGCGACAAGCGATAGCATTGGTTCGCCAGAAACGTCATCGAGCATCTCATCGACCAGCATGACGATCACCGGTCCTTCGCCCTCACCGAAGGCGTTCATGTGCACTGCGAGAATCGCATCTCGGTCCTTCTCCATGGCGACGCGAGTCTTCACTGTCTGTTGCGACATCATTGAAGAGCCAATAACACAAGGATGCAACTGCCGTCGTCGATGACGGTGATGCCGGCTTCGCGTGCGGATTCACTGGCCTGATCGTCTTCGGCTCCGGGTTGCATCCAAATGTGCTTCACTCCGGCAGCGATGGCGTCGGCGACGACTTTGCGAGTGACCACGGGTGGCCTGATGATCGAGAGGGCTTCGGGGACGAGCGGTAGATCGGCGAACAACGGGT
Proteins encoded:
- a CDS encoding alkyl/aryl-sulfatase; its protein translation is MKTLVITLCLLVTAAGVASGQTQVEPDTALRMLNAQQQQFEKGVVKVADNVYTAVGFHGANTSMIVGTDGVIIVDTLFGPTSAAKAAEAFRQYSDQPVKAIIYTHSHGDHIGGASAFVGDEKPDIYGTETFGSAEGVNKAVDPVKQKRNIRQFGRNLSSSEIINRGVTPAGTDDGDRGKGFLPPTVTVPSSGLKTTIAGVEIEFHIGPGETDDAMFIWLPKEKVLLAGDNFYSSFPNLYAIRGTAYRDVLNWSESVGKMAALKPHVVVPGHTMPIQGQEAATTALTDYSEAIRSVYDQTVRGINAGKGPDQLAHEVKLPEHLKDKPYLIEFYGTVPHAVRAIYSGLLGWYDGNPTTLSPMEPKLKASKIAQLAGGTQKLTERMNTALAEQDFQWALELSDHLKWLDDGDLKLARKVKIEALRGLAAREFNAPNRNYYLSYANELESGQLSEVWF
- a CDS encoding MarR family winged helix-turn-helix transcriptional regulator → MHFDSESSPGFAIGRVAYQIRAGMAAVLKSAGWPFSPEETQTLITLSDAGEPLSMNELASLMIRDPTTVKRQLDRLVEQKFVERSASSEDARIVMVGLTRLGQQKLQTVLPLLDDLRKTTLKGISKSELEATQNVLRKMQKNLTKHMSKE
- a CDS encoding MDR family oxidoreductase, whose translation is MTFKALVVEQSGEAEVSATVQQLTEDRLPSGNVTVAVEFSTVNYKDGLCLQPKNGLVREYPHVPGIDFAGTVETSDDLRYKPGDQVVLTGWRVGETHWGGLSQKARVNADWLVPLPDGLTTKQAMAIGTAGFAAVLAVVALEDHGLKPDRGEVLVTGAAGGVGSIATAILGNLGYEVAAVTGRPETEDYLKSLGASRIVARSDIDTVTKRPLESETWAGCVDAVGGEMLARVIGQMKYGGSVAAVGLAGGAKLPTSVIPFLLRGVNLLGIDSVMQPYENRLRAWQRIATDLPLKKLDAMTHSATLADVPTLATEILKGNIRGRVVVDVNH
- a CDS encoding GNAT family N-acetyltransferase; this translates as MMSQQTVKTRVAMEKDRDAILAVHMNAFGEGEGPVIVMLVDEMLDDVSGEPMLSLVAETDDGLVGHLLFTSVKIEPDHSHISARILAPLAVVQNRQRQGIGGRLIQAGLRQLTGSGVDLVFVLGYPDYYSRFGFKPAGVQGLQAIYPIPPQSADAWMVAEMTPGTIENCKGTVRCSKALDHPKYWI
- a CDS encoding CoA-binding protein, encoding MNSIEKFLAAKTYAVAGAKNRQHKCGNKVFRALLAASGETYPLNLAQDEIEGHQAYPLFADLPLVPEALSIIRPPVVTRKVVADAIAAGVKHIWMQPGAEDDQASESAREAGITVIDDGSCILVLLALQ
- a CDS encoding aryl-sulfate sulfotransferase; amino-acid sequence: MTRFTLSLLVSLIVAATTMAQDADNASGRANRQAETRPRQQSTTIASVGDAVMKEIDLALPDELYPGYLFWHQADELATDVVNYAMLLDAEGKVAHRWDTDLTGGGHTSYLLKSGGLLRTGIRDRRYLAGQPVAATDTLQITDKTGKAVWELNAKNIHINGNKITFHHDMLPMPNGNLLVLIYEEISPKEAAAAGWSAGKGKTVWSDGVLEIKPNLDNSSHEVVWYWRFIDHMIQDQNTKAANYGVIADHPERVDGHFPKSYAPMNAVRQHLNAIDYHAGKDQILVSSFIYNEIWVIDHSTTIEQAASSAGGGRGKGGDLLFRYGNPAAYARGSEKDRLFQNQHDANWVNEGLPGAGNILVFNNNTDTSSIARVGTGGAAAAAAQQQLKGISNVHEISPTVDDGRYVMGKAGAFEAKSIWFWEHKDFFAPFQGGARRLPNGNTLLTDTVGRRVWEVASDGDVVVRYKGPAPAFKAFKFSAEQVANLFE
- a CDS encoding GNAT family N-acetyltransferase → MSEIILRPATIDDGEDIVALNAASVAVTSPMDNRRFRQLFDGCAITMVADIDGRVAGFLMGFTDDSVYDNGNYRWSAERLKRFVYIDRVVVSEACRSFGVGHAFYSHIQFWAKNSDLLSIAAEMDVDPPNTVSLNFHPKAGFVQIGTRSLDSGKVVSMQIRCL